The following proteins are co-located in the Phragmites australis chromosome 10, lpPhrAust1.1, whole genome shotgun sequence genome:
- the LOC133883557 gene encoding ent-kaurene oxidase 2 isoform X2: MESLVAALPAGGAVAVAVAAVGGLVAAAALAERTGLVGPKNSLNAPPAVPGFPLIGNLHQLKEKKPHQTFAKWAEIYGPIYTIRTGATSVVVLNSTQVAKEAMIAKFSSISTRKLSKALSVLTRDKTMVATSDYGDFHKMVKRYVMTSMLGTSGQKQFQDTRKMMVDNMLSTFHALVADDPNAPLNFREVFKNELFRLSLIQGLGEDVSSVYVEEFGKVISKEEIYQATVVDMMMCAIEVDWRDFFPYLRWIPNRSFETRLLTTEARRTAVTRALINEQKKRIARGEARISYLDFLLAENTLTDEQLLMLVWEAVIEAADTTLVTTEWAMYELAKHPEKQDCLYQEIQEVCGNETVTEDHLPRLVYLNAVFHETLRFHSPVPLVPPRFVHENTTLGGYDVPAGTEMIINLYGCNMNKNDWDEPEKWKPERFLDGRFEAADMYKTMAFGAGRRACAGSLQALNISCTSIARFVQEFTWRLKEGDEDKVDTIQLTSYKLQPLHVYLTPRGRK, translated from the exons CTGTTCCTGGTTTTCCTCTTATTGGGAATCTTCATCAGTTGAAAGAAAAGAAGCCCCACCAGACCTTTGCAAAATGGGCTGAAATTTATGGGCCAATATATACTATAAGGACAGGTGCTACTTCTGTAGTTGTGCTCAATTCAACACAAGTAGCCAAGGAG GCAATGATTGCAAAATTCTCATCCATATCTACTCGAAAGCTATCTAAAGCATTGTCAGTGCTCACTCGTGACAAAACTATGGTCGCCACAAGCGACTATGGTGACTTCCACAAAATGGTCAAGCGATATGTTATGACGAGCATGCTGGGTACTTCTGGCCAG AAACAATTTCAGGACACAAGAAAAATGATGGTTGATAACATGTTAAGCACTTTTCATGCATTGGTGGCTGATGACCCAAACGCTCCACTGAATTTCCGGGAAGTTTTCAAGAATGAGCTATTCCGCCTGTCCTTGATTCAG GGTTTAGGAGAGGATGTGAGTTCAGTCTACGTGGAAGAGTTTGGGAAGGTTATATCAAAAGAGGAAATCTACCAGGCCACTGTGGTTGACATGATGATGTGTGCCATTGAGGTCGACTGGAGGGACTTCTTCCCATACCTCCGTTGGATACCAAATAGGAGCTTTGAAACAAGATTACTGACTACAGAAGCTAGGAGAACTGCAGTGACACGAGCCTTGATCAatgagcaaaagaaaagaattgcACGTGGAGAG GCTAGGATATCCTATCTGGACTTCCTGTTAGCGGAGAATACACTTACCGATGAACAATTGCTAATGCTGGTGTGGGAGGCAGTCATAGAAGCTGCAGATACTACTTTGGTCACGACTGAGTGGGCCATGTATGAGCTTGCGAAGCACCCAGAAAAACAG GATTGCCTTTACCAGGAAATCCAAGAGGTCTGCGGCAATGAGACAGTCACCGAGGATCACCTGCCACGGTTGGTTTACTTGAACGCGGTGTTCCACGAGACCCTGAGGTTCCATTCCCCAGTTCCACTGGTGCCTCCAAGATTTGTCCATGAGAATACCACCTTGGGTGGTTATGACGTTCCAGCCGGCACAGAG ATGATCATCAACCTGTACGGATGCAACATGAACAAGAACGATTGGGACGAGCCTGAGAAATGGAAGCCAGAGAGGTTTCTGGATGGAAGGTTTGAAGCTGCAGACATGTACAAGACCATGGCTTTCGGCGCAGGAAGGAGGGCTTGTGCTGGCAGCTTGCAGGCACTGAACATCTCGTGCACGTCCATCGcgaggttcgtgcaagagttcACCTGGAGGCTCAAGGAAGGCGATGAGGATAAGGTCGACACCATCCAGCTCACAAGCTACAAGCTTCAACCGCTGCATGTGTACCTCACACCGAGAGGGAGGAAATGA
- the LOC133883559 gene encoding V-type proton ATPase subunit B 1-like — protein sequence MGMVKDGADMEEGTLEIGMEYRTVSGVAGPLVILDKVKGPKYQEIVNIRLGDGTTRRGQVLEVDGEKAVVQVFEGTSGIDIKYTTVQFTGEVLKTPVSLDMLGRIFNGSGKPIDNGPPILPEAYLDISGSSINPSERTYPEEMIQTGISTIDVMNSIARGQKIPLFSAAGLPHNEIAAQICRQAGLVNRLEKSKHAEGGEDDNFAIVFAAMGVNMETAQFFKRDFEENGSMERVTLFLNLANDPTIERIITPRIALTTAEYLAYECGKHVLVILTDMSSYADALREVSAAREEVPGRRGYPGYMYTDLATIYERAGRIEGRTGSITQIPILTMPNDDITHPTPDLTGYITEGQIYIDRQLHNRQIYPPINVLPSLSRLMKSAIGEGMTRRDHSDVSNQLYANYAIGKDVQAMKAVVGEEALSSEDLLYLEFLDKFERKFVTQGAYDTRNIFQSLDLAWTLLRIFPRELLHRIPAKTLDQYYSRDAAH from the exons ATGGGTATGGTGAAGGACGGTGCCGACATGGAGGAGGGAACCCTGGAGATCGGCATGG AGTACAGGACTGTCTCTGGCGTGGCGGGACCTCTGGTTATATTGGATAAAGTAAAG GGTCCAAAGTATCAGGAAATTGTAAACATCAGACTCGGAGATGGTACCACTCGGCGTGGTCAAGTTCTGGAAGTTGACGGTGAAAAAGCTGTTGTGCAG GTCTTTGAAGGCACTTCAGGAATAGACATCAAATATACTACTGTGCAGTTCACAGGCGAG GTTTTGAAAACTCCTGTCTCACTTGATATGCTTGGGCGCATTTTTAATGGTTCTGGAAAACCTATTGACAATGGCCCCCCGATATTGCCTGAGGCCTACTTGGATATCTCTG GAAGTTCTATTAACCCCAGTGAGAGAACCTATCCAGAGGAGATGATCCAAACAGGGATATCCACCATTGATGTCATGAACTCCATTGCTCGAGGGCAAAAGATTCCCCTCTTTTCTGCTGCTGGGCTCCCTCATAATGAAATTGCTGCTCAAATTTGCCGTCAGGCTGGTCTTGTCAACCGCTTGGAGAAAAGCAAACATGCAGAG GGTGGTGAAGATGACAACTTTGCTATTGTGTTTGCTGCTATGGGAGTGAATATGGAAACAGCCCAATTCTTCAAACGcgattttgaagaaaatggttCAATGGAGCGGGTCACCCTTTTTCTGAATCTG GCAAATGATCCTACCATTGAACGTATTATCACCCCTCGAATTGCACTAACTACAGCAGAATATTTGGCATACGAATGTGGGAAACATGTACTTGTCATCTTGACAGATATGAGCTCATATGCAGATGCACTTCGTGAG GTATCAGCAGCCCGAGAAGAGGTGCCAGGTAGGCGTGGTTATCCTGGATATATGTATACTGATCTGGCGACCATATATGAGCGCGCTGGTCGTATTGAAGGAAGAACAGGTTCCATTACCCAAATACCCATTCTAACAATGCCTAATGATG ATATCACACATCCAACTCCTGATCTTACGGGATACATTACCGAGGGACAGATATATATCGACAGGCAGCTCCATAACAGACAG ATATACCCACCTATCAATGTACTGCCATCTCTCTCTCGTTTGATGAAG AGTGCCATTGGTGAGGGTATGACGCGTCGGGACCATTCCGATGTGTCTAATCAG CTCTATGCAAACTATGCAATTGGAAAGGATGTCCAGGCCATGAAGGCAGTTGTTGGAGAGGAGGCACTCTCTTCTGAGGATCTG CTTTATTTAGAGTTCCTCGACAAGTTTGAGAGGAAGTTTGTGACACAAGGAGCATATGACACGCGAAACATCTTCCAGTCGCTCGACCTAGCATGGACATTGCTTCGCATTTTCCCTCGTGAACTTCTCCACCGTATCCCTGCAAAGACCTTGGACCAGTACTACAGCAGAGATGCTGCCCACTAA
- the LOC133883558 gene encoding transmembrane 9 superfamily member 7-like, whose product MATHGCGLRPCHLLLLVAAAVLHAVSSPAGAFYLPGVAPRDFQKDDELQVKVNKLSSIKTQLPYDYYFLDYCKPEAIKNSAENLGEVLRGDRIENSVYNFKMRRDESCKVVCRTMLSQEAAKNFKEKIDDEYRVNMILDNLPVVVPRQTREGSQTPSFEHGYRVGYKLKDDQYYINNHLSFKVLYHEDQTSPDARIVGFHVIPSSIKHEYSAWDDKNPTVQTCNANIKITPGSHTPQEVAPDAYVVFSYDVTFEASEIIWASRWDVYLLSSDSQIHWFSIVNSLMIVLFLSGMIAMIMMRTLYKDIANYNQLDNQDEAQEETGWKLVHGDVFRPPVHSGLLCVYVGTGVQFFGMTLVTMMFALLGFLSPANRGGLMTAMVLLWVFMGVLAGYTSSRLYKMFKGTEWKKITLKTAFMFPGIIFALFFFLNALIWGEKSSGAVPFGTMFALFLLWFGISVPLVFVGSFLGFKQPAIEDPVKTNKIPRQIPEQAWYLQPAFAILAGGILPFGAVFIELFFILTSIWLNQFYYIFGFLFIVFIILIVTCAEITIVLCYFQLCSEDYHWWWRAYLTAGSSALYLFAYAIFYFFNKLEITKLVSGILYFGYMLIISYAFFVLTGTIGFYACFWFVRKIYASVKID is encoded by the exons ATGGCGACGCACGGCTGCGGCCTGCGCccctgccacctcctcctccttgtcgccgccgccgtcctccaCGCCGTCTCCTCGCCCGCCGGCGCCTTCTACCTCCCAGGCGTCGCCCCCCGTGACTTCCAGAAG GATGATGAGCTTCAGGTGAAAGTCAACAAATTGTCATCTATAAAGACACAGCTTCCATATGACTACTATTTTCTGGACTACTGCAAACCTGAGGCCATTAAGAACAGTGCTGAGAACTTAGGGGAAGTCCTTCGTGGGGACCGCATTGAAAATTCTGTTTATAAT TTCAAGATGAGGAGGGATGAGAGTTGCAAAGTTGTCTGTCGAACAATGCTTTCTCAAGAAGCTGcaaaaaatttcaaagaaaagatcGATGATGAATATCGAGTGAACAT GATTCTAGATAATCTCCCAGTTGTGGTACCTAGACAGACACGGGAAGGAAGTCAAACACCAAGCTTTGAGCATGGTTACCGAGTTGGTTATAAG CTCAAGGATGACCAGTATTATATCAACAATCACTTGAGTTTTAAAGTCTTGTACCATGAAGACCAAACTTCTCCAGATGCTCGCATTGTTGGCTTCCATGTGATTCCTAGCAG CATTAAGCATGAATACAGTGCCTGGGATGACAAGAATCCTACAGTGCAGACTTGCAATGCTAACATTAAGATAACGCCTGGTAGCCACACACCTCAAGAGGTGGCCCCTGATGCATATGTTGTATTCTCTTATGATGTTACCTTTGAG GCTAGCGAGATCATATGGGCATCTCGCTGGGATGTCTACCTTCTTTCTAGTGATAGCCAAATTCACTGGTTCTCAATCGTTAACTCACTGATGATTGTCCTATTCCTTTCTGGCATGATAGCCATGATCATGATGAGAACCCTTTACAAGgacatagcgaactataatcaGCTCGACAATCAGGATGAGGCCCAGGAAGAAACTGGATGGAAGTTAGTGCATGGTGATGTATTCAGGCCTCCTGTCCACTCGGGCCTCCTTTGTGTTTATGTTGGAACTGGTGTGCAATTCTTCGGGATGACACTGGTAACCATGATGTTTGCGCTGCTTGGATTCCTATCGCCAGCAAACCGTGGAGGACTCATGACTGCTATGGTCCTTTTGTGGGTGTTCATGGGTGTATTGGCAGGCTACACCTCGTCTCGCCTGTACAAGATGTTCAAAGGCACTGAATGGAAGAAGATCACCCTCAAAACTGCCTTCATGTTTCCTGGAATTATCTTTgcgctcttcttcttcctgaATGCCCTGATCTGGGGTGAAAAATCATCTGGTGCAGTTCCTTTTGGAACAATGTTTGCTTTGTTCCTCCTCTGGTTTGGCATCTCTGTGCCACTGGTCTTTGTTGGAAGTTTCTTGGGATTCAAGCAGCCAGCCATTGAGGATCCAGTGAAGACAAACAAAATTCCCAGGCAAATTCCTGAGCAAGCATGGTACCTGCAGCCAGCTTTTGCAATACTTGCTGGTGGAATATTGCCATTTGGTGCTGTCTTTATTGAGCTCTTCTTCATCCTGACATCTATCTGGCTGAATCAATTCTACTACATCTTTGGCTTCCTCTTCatagtcttcatcatcctcattgTAACTTGTGCTGAGATCACAATTGTGCTATGCTACTTCCAGCTATGCAGCGAGGACTACCACTGGTGGTGGAGGGCGTACCTGACTGCAGGCTCTTCAGCTCTCTATCTGTTTGCTTATGCTATATTTTACTTCTTCAATAAGTTGGAGATCACAAAGCTTGTCTCAGGCATCCTGTACTTTGGTTACATGCTGATCATTTCTTATGCTTTCTTTGTACTGACTGGTACAATTGGATTCTATGCCTGCTTCTGGTTCGTGAGGAAGATATATGCTTCAGTGAAGATCGACTGA